One segment of Struthio camelus isolate bStrCam1 chromosome 25, bStrCam1.hap1, whole genome shotgun sequence DNA contains the following:
- the FMNL1 gene encoding formin-like protein 1 isoform X4 — MNLPPDKMKLLSQYDNEKKWELVCDQERFQVKNPPSAYIQKLKSYLDTGGVSRKFKRRVQESTQVLRELEISLRTNYIGWVQEFLNDENKGLDVLLEYLAFAQCAVAYDMESADNGSPGSDKAKSLERSVEDLSKSNSSSPMQGSSKARHLTVSCCLSNQHLHTLLHHVHPSVPCSAPRRDGDTSPRSPGSSYTPRLNPAHSRKALRNSRIVSQKDDVHVCIMCLRAIMNYQSGFSLVMNHPACVNEITLSLNNKNPRTKALVLELLAAVCLVRGGHDIILAAFDNFKEVCGEKNRFEKLMEYFRNEDSNIDFMVACMQFINIVVHSVENMNFRVFLQYEFTHLGLDQYLERLRLTESDKLQVQIQAYLDNVFDVGAMLEDTETKNAVLEHMEELQEHVAQLTEKLQDAENDSMAKIAELEKQLSQARRELEVLREQLSPLRPPSPPPPPPPPQDPYRLALERRLAELEEKGLVHILRGPDGDVAIEIVPVVIETAAAPAGTGGSAGGNADAPAPPPCPPPTPPAAPPLPPEAPGPATPVPPAPPLPAAIPPPPPPPLLGAGVPPPPPAGPDGPVPPPPPPPPPLSGAPPAGPDAPSSAGSVKMKKPIQTKFRMPVFNWVALKPSQIDGTVFTELNDEKVLQELDMSDFEEQFKTKAQGPGLDLNALKVKATQKASKKVTLIESNRAKNLAITLRKGGRSIQDICTAIETYDQQALSLDFLELLLRFLPTEYERTLISKYERDQQPPEELSDEDQFMIRFSKIPRLAERMNVMIFLGNFGDTAQLLMPQLNAIIAASMSLKSSTKLRNILEIVLAFGNYMNSSKRGAAYGFRLQSLDALLEMKSTDRKQTLLHYLVRVITEKYPELTGFHTELHFLDKAGTVSLDSVLQDVRSLQQGMELTRKEFMRQDDSPVLKDFLKANSEVMEKLQADSKTAKEAYKSAVEYFGENHKTSPPTTFFPMFVRFIKAYKKAEQDIELWKKQEAVAKEAELSPAGNEDQLDTKVPIQKARRQQMDMIAELKKKQMVKEPLIYEGKDGAIEDIISDLRNNPYRRADKGRSSAKKRAAGQSLQATSDISL; from the exons TCCTTGAGGACCAACTACATCGG CTGGGTCCAGGAGTTCCTCAACGACGAGAACAAGGGGCTGGATGTGCTGCTGGAGTACCTGGCCTTCGCCCAGTGCGCCGTCGC GTACGACATGGAGAGCGCAGATAACGGGAGCCCGGGCTCCGACAAGGCCAAGTCCCTGGAGCGGTCGGTGGAGGACCTGAGCAAAAGCAACTCGTCATCCCCCATGCAGGGCTCCTCAAAAGCGCGGCACCTCACCGTCAG ctgctgcctctcGAACCAGCACCTCCACACCCTCCTCCACCACGTCCACCCCAGCGTCCCCTGCAGCGCCCCTCGCCGCGATGGGGACACTAGCCCCAGGTCGCCTGGCAGCTCCTATACGCCCCG GCTCAACCCCGCGCACAGCAGGAAGGCGCTGAGGAACTCACGGATCGTCAGCCAGAAGGATGATGTGCACGTCTGCATCATGTGCCTCCGCGCCATCATGAACTACCAG TCTGGCTTCAGCCTGGTGATGAACCACCCAGCCTGTGTCAATGAGATCACGCTGAGCCTCAACAACAAGAACCCCAG GACCAAGGCCCTTGTCCTGGAGCTGCTGGCTGCCGTGTGCCTGGTCCGAGGTGGCCACGACATCATCCTCGCTGCTTTTGACAACTTCAAGGAG GTCTGCGGTGAGAAGAACCGCTTTGAGAAGCTGATGGAGTATTTCCGAAATGAAGACAGCAACATTGACTTCATG GTCGCCTGCATGCAGTTCATCAACATCGTGGTACACTCGGTGGAGAACATGAACTTCCGTGTGTTCCTGCAGTATGAGTTCACCCACCTGGGGCTGGACCAGTACTTGGAG AGGCTGCGTCTCACAGAGAGCGACAAGCTGCAGGTGCAGATCCAGGCCTACCTGGACAACGTCTTCGATGTGGGGGCCATGCTGGAGGACACGGAGACCAAGAACGCTGTGCTGGAGCacatggaggagctgcaggagcatgTGGCCCAG ctgacagagaagctgcaggaTGCAGAGAACGACTCCATGGCCAAGATAGCggagctggagaagcagctgagtCAGGCGCGCCGGGAGCTGGAGGTGCTGCGG GAGCAGCTCAGCCCGCTGCGgccgcccagcccgccgccgccgccgccaccgccccagGACCCGTACCGGCTGGCCCTGGAGCGCCGGCTGGCCGAGCTGGAGGAGAAGGGTTTGGTGCACATCCTGCGGGGGCCTGATGGCGATGTCGCCATTGAAATTGTCCCCGTCGTCATAGAAACTGCAGCAGCCCCTGCGGGGACCGGAGGCAGCGCCGGCGGCAATGCAG ATGCTCCGGCTCCGCCGCCGTGTCCCCCGCCAACACCACCCGCTGCCCCACCGCTCccgcccgaggcccctggcccagccaccccagtgcccccggcgcccccgctgcctgctgccatccccccgccgcctcctcctccgctgcTGGGCGCTGGCgtgcccccgcctccccccgcggGGCCAGACGGGCCCgtgcccccgccgcctccgccccccccacccctcagcggggcgcccccggccgggccggaTGCCCCCTCCTCCGCTGGTTCAG TGAAGATGAAGAAGCCAATCCAGACCAAGTTTCGTATGCCCGTCTTCAACTGGGTGGCGCTGAAACCCAGTCAGATCGATGGCACTGTCTTCACTGAGCTCAACGACGAGAAGGTGCTGCAG GAGCTGGACATGAGCGACTTTGAGGAGCAGTTCAAGACCAAGGCCCAGGGCCCCGGCCTGGATCTCAATGCCCTCAAAGTGAAGGCCACGCAGAAGGCCTCAAAGAAGGTGACCCTCATCGAGTCCAACCGGGCCAAGAATCTGGCTATCACCCTCCGCAAGGGTGGCCGCAGCATCCAGGACATCTGCACAGCCATTGAGAC GTATGACCAGCAAGCCCTGAGCCTCGActtcctggagctgctgctgcgctTCCTGCCCACTGAGTATGAGCGGACACTCATCTCCAAGTATGAACGGGACCAGCAGCCACCGGAGGAGCTCTCAGATGAGGACCAGTTCATGATCAGGTTCAGCAAGATCCCGCGCCTGGCCGAGCGcatgaacgtcatgatcttcctCGGCAACTTTGGCGACACGGCCCAGCTGCTCATGCCG CAACTCAATGCCATCATTGCCGCTTCCATGTCCCTCAAGTCCTCCACCAAGCTGCGCAACATCCTCGAG ATCGTCTTGGCCTTCGGGAACTACATGAACAGCAGCAAGCGTGGGGCGGCCTATGGCTTCCGGCTGCAGAGCCTCGACGCG CTGCTGGAGATGAAGTCAACGGACCGGAAGCAAACGCTGCTACATTACTTGGTGCGAGTGATCACGGAGAAGTACCCGGAGCTGACCGGCTTTCACACTGAGCTGCATTTCCTGGACAAGGCGGGCACAG TCTCCCTGGACAGCGTGCTACAGGACGTGCGGAGCCTGCAGCAGGGCATGGAGCTGACCCGCAAGGAGTTCATGCGGCAGGATGACAGCCCTGTGCTCAAGGACTTCCTCAAGGCCAActcagaggtgatggagaagcTGCAGGCTGACAGCAAGACGGCCaag GAGGCATACAAGTCAGCCGTGGAATACTTTGGGGAGAACCACAAGACGAGCCCGCCAACCACGTTCTTCCCCATGTTCGTGCGCTTCATCAAAGCCTACAAG AAAGCAGAGCAGGACATCGAGTTGTGGAAAAAACAGGAGGCTGTGGCCAAAGAGGCAGAATTGAGCCCCGCCGGCAATGAGGATCAGCTGGACACAAAG GTGCCCATCCAGAAAGCCAGGCGGCAGCAGATGGACATGATCGCTGAGCTGAAGAAGAAGCAGATGGTGAAGGAGCCTCTCATTTACGAAGGAAAAGATGGTGCCATCGAGGATATTATTTCGG ATCTGCGGAACAACCCCTACCGGCGCGCCGACAAGGGTCGCAGCAGTGCCAAGAAACGGGCTGCCGGGCAGAGCCTGCAAGCGACATCTGACATCTCGCTGTGA